In Harmonia axyridis chromosome 6, icHarAxyr1.1, whole genome shotgun sequence, a single window of DNA contains:
- the LOC123682049 gene encoding uncharacterized protein LOC123682049 → MSSDLVRLTSFLLLCLLAASIAAKPSHFPDNQVTPDGDRSDMIDPGLLNAWRRYDLMMRRLTADYDNANMANENPLERMFRNPEMKRQGRSYRQCYFNPISCFKK, encoded by the exons ATGTCAAGTGACCTGGTTAGATTAACAAGCTTCCTGCTTCTCTGTCTTCTTGCAGCTTCCATAGCTGCAAAACCGTCGCATTTCCCAGATAACCAG GTGACTCCAGATGGCGATAGGAGCGACATGATAGACCCTGGACTGCTAAACGCATGGAGAAGATACGATCTTATGATGAGAAGACTGACTGCAGACTATGATAACGCTAACATGGCCAACGAAAATCCTCTGGAACGTATGTTCAGAAACCCAGAGATGAAGAGGCAAGGAAGAAGCTATCGTCAATGCTACTTCAACCCAATCAGCtgtttcaagaaataa
- the LOC123682083 gene encoding 39S ribosomal protein L41, mitochondrial produces MFSAQLQIIRSISTSAARHGKKNFRKFQLFNKRGNRLFKQNMRENPQPDLLDKRGVRDIGYRVGNKFVTVPERIPELIVPDLTDFKLKPYVSYKAPDIKQDEFTAEDLFNSVYAKKIVEDFNNGNLNEDGSPKEPSDEERMTPEMAELKARQTGTDLFCSNE; encoded by the exons ATGTTTTCAGCGCAACTTCAAATTATCAGAAGCATAAGCACTTCAGCAGCGAGACATGgaaagaaaaattttcgaaaatttcagttgtTCAACAAAAGAGGAAATAGGctattcaagcaaaatatgagAGAAAATCCACAACCGGATCTATTGGACA AAAGAGGTGTAAGAGATATTGGTTATCGTGTTGGAAATAAATTTGTAACAGTACCTGAAAGAATCCCAGAATTGATTGTTCCTGATTTAACAGACTTCAAG TTAAAACCATACGTAAGTTATAAAGCCCCCGATATAAAGCAAGACGAATTTACAGCTGAGGATTTATTCAATTCGGTATATGCCAAAAAAATTGTAGAAGACTTCAATAATGGAAATTTGAATGAAGATGGTTCACCCAAAGAACCTTCAGATGAAGAGAGAATGACTCCAGAAATGGCAGAACTAAAAGCTAGACAAACAGGAACAGATCTATTTTGTAGCAATGAATAA
- the LOC123682084 gene encoding lipoyl synthase, mitochondrial codes for MLVSKNICKISRNLKNPIRNKSHLEELRERIANGPNLQEFIQNSNSLPEHNEDWQNYEGKLKRDKGEDQRLRLPPWLKTKIPTGKNFSKLKEQLRGLNLHTVCEEARCPNIGECWGGGEHKTTTATIMLLGDTCTRGCRFCSVKTSRTPPPPDPNEPINTAKAIASWGLDYIVMTSVDRDDLIDGGSNHFAQTVKEIKKRNKSIIIECLVPDFRGDLDCVKTIVDSQLDVYAHNIETVEKLTPYVRDKRAKYRQSLSTLKAAKSFNPEVITKSSIMLGLGEKDEEVEQTLKDLKEAQVDCVTLGQYMQPTKRHLKVVEYVTPEKYKHWENLGNEMGFLYVASGPLVRSSYKAGEFFISSIVKNRKIEKEAQ; via the exons ATGTtggtttcaaaaaatatttgcaaaatttccaggaatctcaaaaat CCTATCAGGAACAAGAGTCATCTAGAAGAATTAAGAGAACGTATAGCTAATGGCCCAAATCTTCAAGAgttcattcaaaattcgaattcaTTACCAGAGCATAATGAAGATTGGCAGAACTACGAGGGCAAATTGAAAAGAGATAAAGGGGAAGATCAACGATTAAGGCTGCCTCCTTGgctgaaaacaaaaataccCACAGGAAAAAACTTTTCTAAGCTTAAAGAACAATTGAGAGGGCTAAATCTTCACACTGTATGTGAAGAAGCTAGGTGTCCTAATATCGGAGAGTGTTGGGGTGGTGGGGAACATAAAACAACCACAGCTACGATAATG CTTCTTGGAGATACTTGCACTAGAGGTTGTCGTTTTTGTTCTGTAAAAACCTCTAGGACACCACCTCCACCAGATCCTAATGAACCTATAAATACAGCAAAAGCTATAGCATCTTGGGGCTTAGATTATATTGTTATGACTTCAGTTGATAGAGATG ATTTGATAGACGGTGGTTCCAATCATTTTGCCCAGACTGTAAAAGAGATTAAGAAAAG AAACAAATCTATAATTATAGAGTGTTTAGTTCCTGATTTCCGAGGAGATTTAGATTGTGTGAAGACGATAGTTGATTCCCAGCTTGATGTATATGCACATAACATAGAAACTGTGGAGAAGTTAACTCCATATGTTAGAGATAAAAGAGCAAAATATAG GCAGTCTTTGTCTACTCTGAAAGCAGCTAAAAGTTTCAATCCAGAAGTTATAACCAAATCTTCAATAATGTTGGGCCTCGGTGAGAAAGATGAAGAAGTTGAACAAACCTTGAAAGATTTGAAAGAAGCACAGGTGGATTGCGTAACTCTTGGTCAATATATGCAACCAACCAAGCGTCATTTGAAAGTTGTGGAATATGTAACACCTGAGAAATACAAACATTGGGAAAATTTAGGTAACGAAATGGGTTTCTTATATGTTGCAAGTGGACCTTTAGTGAGAAGTTCCTATAAAGCTGgtgaatttttcatatcaagCATTGTTAAGAATAGGAAAATCGAGAAAGAAgcacaataa
- the LOC123682081 gene encoding protein spindle-F yields the protein MDAEEDPSSKQALRIAIRILRERCNTFQNRIGVLERENKELKLELQRHVPNNSSLTEIDSLKQRLASAEEQNGFILNKMKIISQENLQLWSNLGKLSYANKSLGSHLNKINNSLSQHANNHQPLIRSKTFTQEKPSVHNSSEKYIVKEEKLDLEDVSLKLMSNISDVQNEVDSLTSLSEDFKNVGTLENVITSSLGFKFDEDDNEVVLDGLEILKELEFTRDESQRQTKILKETLECLKALKEKQSMHRRVDSNTNDSLKMCPMCSQQFPEEMPFPAFVNHVESHFKAQDNGIL from the exons ATGGATGCAGAAGAAGATCCGAGTTCTAAACAAGCTTTAAGGATTGCGATTCGTATTCTTAGAGAAAGATGTAATACATTCCAAAACAGAATTGGCGTTTTGGAACGCGAAAACAAAGAATTAAAATTAGAATTACAAAGGCATGTTCCGAACAATTCCTCCTTAACTGAGATTGATTCATTAAAACAACGTTTAGCCTCCGCAGAGGAACAAAATGGGTTTATactcaacaaaatgaaaatcatctcACAAGAGAATCTACAACTCTGGTCGAATTTAGGAAAATTGTCCTATGCTAACAAATCTCTAGGTTcacatttgaataaaattaacaattcTCTATCTCAACATGCTAATAATCATCAACCATTGATTAGATCAAAAACTTTCACTCAAGAGAAGCCATCAGTTCATAATTCTTCAGAGAAGTATATAgttaaagaagaaaaattggattTAGAAGATGTTTCTTTAAAATTGATGAGTAACATAAGTGATGTACAGAATGAAGTTGACTCTTTGACTTCACTCTCTGAAGATTTTAAAAATGTTGGGACATTGGAAAATGTTATAACTAGCTCTTTGGGCTTTAAATTTGATGAAGATGACAATGAAGTTGTTCTTGATGGtttagaaatattgaaggaattgGAATTTACTAGGGATGAGAGTCAAAGGCAAACTAAAATTTTGAAGGAAACTTTGGAATGTTTAAAGGCTTTAAAAG aaaagcAATCAATGCACAGAAGAGTAGACTCAAATACAAATGACTCATTGAAAATGTGCCCCATGTGCAGTCAACAATTCCCTGAAGAAATGCCTTTTCCAGCATTTGTTAATCATGTGGAGTCTCATTTTAAAGCTCAAGATAATGGAATTTTATAA
- the LOC123682082 gene encoding probable methylthioribulose-1-phosphate dehydratase, whose translation MDSSSAEHPRNLIPELCKQFYHLGWVTGTGGGISIKLDNKIFIAPSGVQKERLLPDDLFVQDMSGNDLELPPKEKKLRKSQCTPLFMCAYKFRNAGAVIHTHSKAAVMATMLFPGKEFRCTHLEMIKGIRNHKLSRNYRYDEQLIVPIIENTPFEEDLTERLSEVINSYPETCAVLVRRHGVYVWGDSWQQAKTMTECYDYLFDIVVQMKLHGLNTDLTPLQYELKFQKEEKEAKKHDQ comes from the exons ATGGATTCTTCATCAGCAGAACATCCTAGAAATTTAATCCCAGAACTATGCAAGCAATTTTATCATCTAGGATGGGTTACAGGAACAG GTGGTGGAATCAGCATAAAATTGgacaacaaaatatttatcgCCCCATCAGGAGTGCAAAAAGAAAGACTACTCCCTGATGATTTATTTGTACAGGACATGTCTGGAAATGATTTGGAATTACCACCAAAGGAGAAAAAACTTCGCAAAAGTCAATGTACGCCACTCTTCATGTGCGCTTACAAGTTTCGAAATGCAG GTGCCGTGATACATACACATTCTAAAGCAGCTGTTATGGCAACCATGCTTTTTCCTGGAAAAGAATTCAGATGTACACATCTAGAAATGATAAAGGGAATCAGGAACCATAAACTAAGTAGAAACTATCGCTATGATGAACAACTGATCGTtcctattattgaaaatacaccATTTGAAGAAGACTTGACTGAACGCTTGTCGGAAGTTATCAATTCGTATCCAGAAACTTGTGCTGTTTTGGTCAGGAGACATGGA gTTTATGTTTGGGGTGATTCTTGGCAACAAGCGAAAACTATGACAGAATGTTATGATTATCTTTTTGATATCGTTGTGCAGATGAAACTGCATGGGCTGAATACAGATCTTACTCCTCTCCAGTATGAATTAAAGTttcagaaagaagaaaaggAGGCCAAGAAACATGACCAAtga